AATATTCTATTCACAcagtcattttaatttttatatcaacATAAATTTTCTATCAATCGTCTTTTTTTTTGCTATCCTTTTTTCTTAATATGAAATCTACTAAAGCCCTAATCTATTTTACGTACTGCATTGATCTACAATTCTTAGAATCACCAGTATCACCCTTTCCTGTTTTCATACCCTTTTACATTTCTCGAATTAAAGCAGAAGGGACCAAATTGGACATTGTTGCTCAAGGTCAAAGGCCGTGTCCATGGTTGGTGGTAGAGgtcttttgttttgttaagaatCCCTTAAGCCCAAGCCTTTTCATACTTCATGATGTTAATTGGCTTCATTAAAACCTAAACAGCCACTTCCACAAACATTTTCCTTTCAACAATAGCAACTTCCACTTTTGGAGCACtcaaaattatttacattttatatttcacAATGAAAAGGTTTTAAATACCTACATTACAATGACAATAAAATGCACATCTGTAGGCTGTGCTCTTACATTCTCACCTCGTATTTCGACATCCACTTACATTTTACACATTTGATTAATTTCCTTTCATAATATACTAATCCTTTTTCTTCCCTATTTATCTAAAATATATCCTGTATCCTTATTGACTACCAATCTTCCCAAGGCGAATATTTGCCAACTGTTTATTCCAAACTTActgatctttattatatagctaGGCCCCATCTTTACCCCTTATATCCAACTAAGGATTTGTCATATTTCCACGTACTTTGTCATCATTCTGCTCTTAAATACAATAACTAAATACATacttacattcacacacatacaaacacagacacacacacacacaatacccattactgcctgaatttttttttcttaatttttttcattatttaagtttaatatgtatatttatatggtattatcatatatttgatgtttttttcatggtatttgtccatatataggacctactatatatagtaggttaggCGGATAAGGGGTACACATTTTTATTGAGGAgactattttctataataaaattttattggtattttttcattacaaggaGGATGTATTAGAAACAAGACACTCAATAATAATGCGTTTATTACGGAATAACACAATGAAATATTGCAGTTTACTGCTAAAATTTGTTGTATTTGTAAGCCCTATTACCTTTGCACGTGCTGacagtatttgaatatgtgaaatggataataattcttacttctacaagtgaaaTGTTTAACTAAAAATTGTGATACTGTAGAATAGAATAGAAATAAAATTGGTTCATGCATTAGAGAAACTTCATTCTTGGTTAAATTTGGAGATAAATTCCGTGATATCACGCAATAACAAACCAGATACTATAATTAGCAGTATTCTAAAGAGCACGACGATTATATTTAACAAAGCATTTCACACACAATGGAACTCCACACTTCATAAACCCTTGCGAAGGACGagatttgcaagaggatagagcacATTTCCACGCCTGTTTTCCAAGGGGTTCGACGAGGTGACCAATATAGTCATAACGTACATCTGGAATAACCCGAGATGACTGTCTTGGCCGGCCGATTCCCACACGTGGTTCTGCCTGCTGAGGGTATGTCCTTGCAATGTAGCGCTTGAATGACAACAGTGGAAGGTTGCTTTCATCAACACGATGGAGAAGCCAGCAGTTCTGAATCGTTGCATCAATTACCCAAGAAAATATAGCCCACCACTACTTTTTCATTATAATAGATATACGCTAACAATTGATGTTTTGGTTCATCCTATCAGTGCCACCTATGTGCCTGTTGTAATCCCCTATGAGATAAGGTCGACttacactaattttctttttgtcctttgctgACCATCGAGATACACTTTCCAGAGGATAAACAGGAGAAATATTTGATACCACTGAAACTACTGCATTATCCTTCCAGCGTACCAACAAGATCTTGTGAATATTATCCACAACATCATCCGTATCTCCTCGAGGAACATTCTTCATTTCGTTTGTGGAGTTTATAGGACAAGTCTCCGGAATTCTGTTGTCCCTTATTGTTCCAGTTGCTCCATAGTTTATCTCTTGTAGGTGATTTACTAAAGGTAAACTTGTGAAGTAGTTGTCGAAGTAAAACCTCACTGGTATATCTTTGATATGACTTGGtagtttttcaaataaaatcatcaaGTGTCCCCACCTTTTCCAAACCTTTCTTCATAGTGACGATTCAACCCGAAGGCTGTCCCTTGGTATACATCAAACATAGCTAAATATCCAAATGGAGAATTGAGGCACCAAGCTTTAAATCCAAATCTCACAGGTTTATTCCGAATGCACTGTTTGCATCCATGCCtaccaaaatattctatcattgcttCATCAAGTGATATATGTTGATCCATAGGGTAAGCCATGGCAAATTTTGTGTTCAAATGATTCATTAGAGGTCGGATTTTTGCCAGTTTGTTATCCTTGTTTAGTGCCTGATTATCAGTGGAAGGCAGAAACCGTAATATTTCTTCAAATCTATCATGTGACATTGTCTTAGCAACGAGTTCGACTCCAACATCAGCATCCAAAGACCAGTATAAGCGGCGACTTGGTAATGTGTGGTATCCTGAGAGCATGAGAATGCTTGGATAGTAACAGGGAACTGAAAGTTTGGAACTACCGAGGCTTTGTTAGCTGGAAAGTCACTTCACTAGCGACGAGGTATGCATCCAAGGACCAGAAAATAGCGTACAAGCAGTTTACTCTAACGAAGAAACAACCAATTTGCTTTAGGGTGATACTTTTCTAAGATTTTTCCTGTCCGGTCCATATTTTGGCTTCATATCTGCCTGACCTACTACATATAGTAGGTAATGAAAAATAGCCTGTAATATTTATGCTTCAATTGCTATCtcaatttctgatatatgaatTGATTCATGGTTTTCAGTGTCATGATATGTATCAGTATAAAGATGTTTAATGAACTTGTGTATCCATGAGCTCAAATtaaaaaatgtgaatatataaaaacattctacatatctttggtattttgtcaaaaagtcgaaaaatatggatacttcaaagaaaaactcctgtttatattattgattagattgaaaagaactctgaaatatgcaaaacaataagaaaaacgtaaagaatTGGGGTTTAATTTTTCCAagcaattgtactactatatatagtaggtaagGCGTCAatgggttaaaataaatatctcataatacaaaaactttcataaaacaagaggaagtgatacAAAATAAAATAGTGTTTCCAAATGTACCCTCTTGTAAAAGATCTGTAGCCCAAGAgcgtggtagaccatggtacagaggctatagcactaccaaagactagaaaataatggtttgattttagtgcccttctcctaaaagagctgcttaccagagcaaaAGAATCCCtttttcccttaccaagaggaaagtggacactcaACAATTACAGACCAGTAACCcctggggtgaaaaaaaaaaaaaatgtttggtatagaggagaatatgtaaagaatggtgtcaggcaaatttctcgaaatcaattgggcgaaggtaaatttctcgaattcaagtgaccgaaaaataatttctcgaactatcattttctcgaatgtcaattactcgaaaacaaacaagtaattttctcgaacacaatcgaaagtatcccataagcgccaaagaccaatttataaagtgGATATCAGCATCCGTTGATttcctgtatgtacgggcgtacgtataatgcacgatacactgcgtacctatttgtaatcacacttttgcgtcataaaatatattaactattattttttttagatagaataatacagtatggaaaaacaaagtagaaagaaaatgagtgggactgaaacaagtgaaaatcagaaaataagagacgaagagaggcctgtcgaagaatatctacgatGTGTAACatacatttcattttgatttattaaattttaatactgtatttcattctaaataataaaatttttatgcatagaataaaattataacctttgtattttttcattccttcatttacaataaatttttaacatttgtgtttgttaacccaaaaggatatatatttccttgaaatacatgaaaatttttccctTCAATTTTCTCgataaaatagatatcagttttcgagaaatatgggattcgagaaaatgatagttcgagaaattatttttcgagcaattgagtccGAGAATTTGAccttcgagaaattgcattcgagaaatttacctaaaatcgtaaagaatagcctctgtaccatggtcttctactgtcttgggttagagttctcttgcttgagggtatactcgggcacactattctatcaaatttctcttcctcttgtttgttaaagtttttttaatttatatagggaatatatatttcaatattgttactcttcttaaaatattttatttttcctggtttcctttcctcactaggctattctccctgttggggaaactgggcttatagcaatctgcttttccaactagggttgtagcttagcaagtaataataataataatgataataataataataataataggccagactattcggtgtgtgtataggccaagggaaaatgaaccgtaaccagaaagaagtatctaatgtagtactgtttggccagtcaaaagtccTCATATGAGAAGCACTTGTCTGCCACACAACTATACTTTAAAAACTGTTTGTTCTGGTATGGTAGTAGGCAAGGAATGGTAACATATTGTTACTAAATTTAATTGTTACGAAAAtcgtgtatattatgtatatcacCAGTAATAGCTCAGCAAATGCGGATAAAAATAGCTAGTAAAGTAATGATAATTACGGAGAGATTTCAATAATTTGCCTCGTCTAATAAGGGAGCTTCAAGTCAACTCACCCCACAGCCAGACCTGACAGAGAACAAAATACAAATCATCATGACATAACTGCTAAAGGTGTACAGGTTATCATATTACTTACAGTAAGTTTGGGTATGAATTTCACAACTGCGCATGCGTGACCGGTTTCGATATTCTACACTAGTAGATTATCCCTTTTATCATTGGCTCTTTTGATAGAGAAAAAGTCATATCTAAGAACTCCTTAGCAATAGTCGTTTtgtcaatggagacgaaaacattCATGACTGGAAAATTGTCAATGAAAACGATAAGATTCATGgctggaaaagagaaaaaaagaaaaataggtacAAAAGAAGGCAAGACTTCACATAAATCTCGATCTTAAAGCAGACAATTAAAAGCTCACCCAAGCCGAGcataaaatcaagaaaataaatgTACTTGCACTCAGAGAACCATTATGATGGCAAATATGGCCATAAACTGCAAAACATTATTTCACTGTAGTTCTCTTGAGCTGCCTTTTGCCTTCTCTCCATTTTCAACT
Above is a window of Palaemon carinicauda isolate YSFRI2023 chromosome 6, ASM3689809v2, whole genome shotgun sequence DNA encoding:
- the LOC137643253 gene encoding piggyBac transposable element-derived protein 2-like, encoding MILFEKLPSHIKDIPVRFYFDNYFTSLPLVNHLQEINYGATGTIRDNRIPETCPINSTNEMKNVPRGDTDDVVDNIHKILLVRWKDNAVVSVVSNISPVYPLESVSRWSAKDKKKISNCWLLHRVDESNLPLLSFKRYIARTYPQQAEPRVGIGRPRQSSRVIPDVRYDYIGHLVEPLGKQAWKCALSSCKSRPSQGFMKCGVPLCVKCFVKYNRRAL